TATTCCGTGCGAGAAACAAGCAAATTTAATTATGAAGCTGGGCTTAATCTCAAGACATCAAAATGCCGCTAAAATGCAATATGTAAGGCTCTTTTATAAAGACGGCTTTAATGTGCCGTTAGTTAGCGACTGCATAGCTTGGTTAGTATGCAAGGTACTAACAAACAAAGCTAACCAGAGCGAATTTGATCTGTTTATGGGAGAAGTTGTGGGCGCATGGGCTGATACTAGAGTATTTGAAGAAGGTAGATGGAAATTTGACGAGTGCGAAGAGGAGTTAAGAAGCCTTCACTACGTGGCAGGCGGAGAGTTTTACACGCTTGGCAAAAGTATAAACGTAAAGATTTAATCACTCCATAAACTCATCGAAAAAGTCCTTATCAACTTCGCAAATTTCGATATTTTGTCTGACCTGAACGCCTACTTTATACTTTATCATCAATTCAGCAAGTCGCTCACCGTCAATAAGCGCGATAGAATGATCCTGCAAGTTTTTCGCGTAATGCTCGGCATCTTTAGTAAATTTTGAAGTAGTGATGAAAACGCCCTTTTTCGTCTGCTTATCTAAAATAGCTCCTGCAAATTTGTTAAGTTCGGGGCGAGTGATGTTTCCTTGCCAATGCTTTGCTTGAATATAAATTTTAGAAATTCTAAGCTCGTCTTCGTTTATAATCCCATCTATGCCGCCATCGGCTCCGTCCTTTGTGAGTGTGCCTTCTGCGTAACCCATCTTAACCAAAAGATTTTTCACCAAGTCTTCAAAAAACTTAGGGCTCTTTGCATTTATCTCATCTAAAATTTGAGTCTTTAGAAGCTCTTTGAGCGCGATATCAGCACTATCGGGGTTATATCTTTAGAATTTTGATCGGTTGCGGATAACGGCTTATCATGTTTGCTACTTTTATTCTTATTGTAAACTTCATCATACCAAGAGATAAATTTAGCCTCAGAGTTCTTATCGGCGCAAATTTTTCTACCAAATTCTGTTATTTTAAAAGTGCCTCGCCCTATTTTTTGAGCAGGTCTTTTGTTTTTCGGCAAATTCATAATCTCTTGTATAGAGGCAAGATAGCTTAACGCCCAACTAGCCCTACTTACGTGTAAAAGCACTTTGCCGCTTGGTATCTTAAGCTCCTTTTCATCATCGCTAAGTTTAAAATGTTTCGCCGCAAATTCATAAATTTCTTTTCTATCCGCTTCGCTTTTAGTGCTAAGAAATCCGAGTATCGGCAGCATCATCTCTTTGTGACTTGCCACCAATACTCTGCTTTAAGTTATAAACCACTCCTGGGCAGGGCTTTTATCCTCAAACGGTTTTGCGATGATAGTTTTTTCGCCAATTTTAGCGCTATACTCGCGCTCTTTATCAGCTCTCGTGTAGGCAAGTGCAAGACGCACGGCAAATTTAAGATCCTCTTCATCAGCATTTAAATTTATAAAACTAACCGCGCCCACAACGCTATCATCAAACTCTATTTGAGCAAATTTCGGATTTTGAAGCGCGAGTAGTTTTTCGTTATCGCTTTCGTCGCGTCCGATCACCATCTTTGAGCCGTTTTTAAGCCGTAAATGCCGCCCGATCCTAAGAAGCTGCATATCTTTTAGGCTCATATCCTTATCAAATTTTAAAAAGTCCTTTATCTTGTTTGCAAAGCCTTCAACTGTGAGCAAGCACCCACCGGCTGGGCTTTCAAAGTCGCTAAATCCAAATTCTTTAGCTAGCTTTATCTGAGGCTTTCTATCTCTGCCGCTAAGTCCAAGCAGATGCTCTCTATCGACCCAGCCATCGCGCTCGGGCTTTGTAGGTTTCATAAGAAGTGCCGACATAGGACGCAAGATAAGATCGTCTTCATCTCTAGCCAAAGTCTTTACATGCACCATCGCATCGCGTTTTTGACTCATCGGACGCTGCCCTAGAACCTCACCCGTAGCGATGAAGCTAGCGCCCTCATCCTCAAGCATACTTAAAGCGGTTTTAAACATGTACGCGTGACAATCAATACAGGGGTTAAAGTGCTTGCCGTAGCCAAATTTCGGGTTAAAAAGCACGTTTTGCAAGTATTCACTTCTGATATCTACTATCTTTAGCTTCGCGCCCGCCATCGCCGCACGCTTTTCAAGCACGTCAAATTTGCCCTCACCCGCGCCAAATCCTATATCTATATGCACCGCTGTTACTTCGATGCCTTGCTCTTTTAAAAGCCTGATAGCAAGCATACTATCAAGCCCGCCGCTAAACAAAACCAATGCCTTCATCGTTTGAGTTTCTCCAAAATCATCCCTATCTTTTTTAAAATTTCTATTTTGTCACTGCGATTTGAGGACAAATACTCTCTTCGCATATTTTCGTAAAATCTTATCTTGAGTATCTTTACCGCTTCTAAAATTTGCTCCTCGCTTTGCATGATATCTACATCTTCAAGCGAAATTTCACGCAAGATGGCCTCATCCTCAGGCGATCTGCGTAAAATAGCTTCAAAAATTTCGCCGTGATGAGTAAAATACTCTTTTTTCACCAAATCCAAAATCATATCACTTAACCCGTTTGCCTCCGCAAGCGTCTTTAAAAGCTCAAGCTCAAGCTTGTCCTTTTGATAAATTTTGCTAGGCATAGCTTGTATAGCCTGTTGCCCAGGTGCATTAACCCGCACGCGTCCGTTCGTAAGCGCAAAGGAATTCATATCTATCTTAAGCAAATTTGCCACAAGCGGCGCATAAGAATTTGCAATTATCGGCTTTAAACTCATAGTAAATTCGCGCACCTCTTCAAGAGCCTTTTGCTTTTGTATCGGGCGAGTTAGGTCAAATTTAGCCACTAAATTTCTTATATAAAACTCTCCGATCTCAACTCCGCTTTCAAACATATCGCCAAGCTCTTTTATCTTGCCTGCTACGACCATATCGGCAGGATCGGCTCCACCTTCAAGGATAACGACACTTCCGTCTATCTCGTTTTGCGCAAGCAGGTGAGCGGATTTAACAGCCGCGTTTATGCCCGCACTATCACCGTCAAAGCAAAGCACCACGGTTAGCTCACCTCGTTTTAAAAGCGGCAAGTGCTTTTGCGTAAGAGCCGTTCCAAGTACTGCAACTGCGTTCGTAAATCCGGCATGATGAAGCATAATCACGTCAAGATAGCCCTCGGTGATGATGATTTGATTTTTGGCGTGAATGTCGCGTTTTGCCAAGTGATAGCCGTAAAAAAGCGTTGATTTATCAAAAATTTCACTCTGAGGCGAATTTACGTATTTAGCCTGATGCCCCGAAAGTGTGCGTCCTCCAAAGCCAACAAGCTTGCCCGTGTGCGTGTAGATTGGAAAAGTGATACGCTGGATAAAACTTGCGTAAATTCCGCTTTCATTTTGCTTGACGATGCCTGATTCAAGCGCTTCGTTTGGCAAAATTTGCTCGTTTTCAAGCAGTCTTATCGTCTGAATGCTATCAGGCGCAAAGCCAAGTTCAAATTTCTCACAAAGCGCATCCGTAACACCCCGCGAGTATAGATACTCTATCGCTGCAGGAGTCTTATAAAGCAAACTGCGATAGTAGGCGTTTGCTTTTTCAAGGACGTGTTTATTTTCTTTCACATTTTCACGCTCGTTTTTTACGTAATTAAGCGTGAAATTTGAAAGCATCGCTATCTTTTCGATAGCTTCCGGATATGTAAGCTTCTCGTAATCCATCACGAATTTTATGACGTCTCCGCCCGCCTTGCATGAAAAGCAGTGAAATATCCCGCGGCTTGGGCTCACGCTCATGCTCGGGTTTTTATCGTCGTGAAACGGACATACGCAGACGTAGTTTGAGCCTGATTTTTTAAGCGGGATATAGTGTCCTACGATGTCGATTATATCGGCTTGTTCTTTGAGTTTTTCAATGGATTTTGGATCTATCATAAGCGAGATTATACAATCACTTGTTTGATTTCACACTGAACCGCTACCTAAAAGCCATGGGGCAATCTTTGCTAAAATTTATAAAGCTAAACCAAGCACCAAAGACAAGCGGGAATAAAACCAAACGACATTTTTGCTATAATAAGCTTAAAATTTAGCGTTGGAATTTACATTGGATATATTTTTTATAGAGTTTAGAGATCCGATTTTCGGGCTTGTCGTGTTTGTTTCGCTTGTCCTTATGATAGCCGTTTTAAGCTACATCTGGGGTGTTTTTAGAAACAAAGACGAAAAGCAGGAGTTGGAGAAATTTTTAAAGAAATTTGACAAAACCGAAGGGCTTAGCAGCGAGCATAAAGATATGCTTGTCAAATTTGACGTAGATAGTGCCTCTCTTTGTTTTCTAGCAAACACGTTTGCAAAGAGCGGTTACTTCGAAAAGGCGATAAACATCTACTCGATCGCACTTAGCAAAGCAAAGAGCAAAAGCGAAAAAGAGCCTATTTTTACGGATTTGGGGCAGGTCTTTTTCAAAGCGGGTTTTTTGCAAAAGGCTAGAGATATATTTTTAGAAGCGTTAAAGCTATCTCCGCGCAACCAAACCGCGCTTAAATTTCTAACAGTCGTTTATGAAAAATTAAAAGAGTATGACGAAGCGCTAAACGCTCTTGATGCGCTTGAAGAGCTTGGACTTGACGTCAAATCCCAAAAAGCCTATATAGATATCATGAAAATTTTGATAGATAGGCAGATGAGTCTGGAAGAAAAAACCGATAAAATTTTAAAGCTTAAAGACAAATTTACTCTTGCCAATCGCATGGCTCTTGAAAACTGGCTGCAAAAAGGAGCGGATATCGTAAATTTCCCTGATTTTCCGCCATTAAAAGACGTTTTTGATATCATCTACAGACAAGAGCGTGCAGTAAATTTAAGCGATGAAGAGTATAAATCGCTATTTTACGCTAAAAATTTAAGCGACGAGCCGACAAAAGAGCTTGGATTTGAGCTTGAAGTGATGACGAATTTAAAAAAAGCGGGCTTTAACAAAGCCGATCTTAGCTTTAATTACATCTGCAAAAATTGTAAAAACTCCTTTCCGCTTCATTTTTACCGCTGTCCGATCTGCCACGAGCTAGGAAGCGCTCAAATTTTGCCTCATATCACGGAAAAATCCAATGAAAACAGTATGCCT
This Campylobacter sp. RM16192 DNA region includes the following protein-coding sequences:
- a CDS encoding restriction endonuclease: MKNLLVKMGYAEGTLTKDGADGGIDGIINEDELRISKIYIQAKHWQGNITRPELNKFAGAILDKQTKKGVFITTSKFTKDAEHYAKNLQDHSIALIDGERLAELMIKYKVGVQVRQNIEICEVDKDFFDEFME
- a CDS encoding CDC27 family protein, with amino-acid sequence MDIFFIEFRDPIFGLVVFVSLVLMIAVLSYIWGVFRNKDEKQELEKFLKKFDKTEGLSSEHKDMLVKFDVDSASLCFLANTFAKSGYFEKAINIYSIALSKAKSKSEKEPIFTDLGQVFFKAGFLQKARDIFLEALKLSPRNQTALKFLTVVYEKLKEYDEALNALDALEELGLDVKSQKAYIDIMKILIDRQMSLEEKTDKILKLKDKFTLANRMALENWLQKGADIVNFPDFPPLKDVFDIIYRQERAVNLSDEEYKSLFYAKNLSDEPTKELGFELEVMTNLKKAGFNKADLSFNYICKNCKNSFPLHFYRCPICHELGSAQILPHITEKSNENSMPF
- a CDS encoding flavin reductase family protein; the encoded protein is MIKKVELSKAYRLVNTGPTCLISAKFDNIENAMSASWVCALDYDKISVVIDSSAFTRSLIEKSGYFAVSIPCEKQANLIMKLGLISRHQNAAKMQYVRLFYKDGFNVPLVSDCIAWLVCKVLTNKANQSEFDLFMGEVVGAWADTRVFEEGRWKFDECEEELRSLHYVAGGEFYTLGKSINVKI
- the dnaG gene encoding DNA primase, with the translated sequence MIDPKSIEKLKEQADIIDIVGHYIPLKKSGSNYVCVCPFHDDKNPSMSVSPSRGIFHCFSCKAGGDVIKFVMDYEKLTYPEAIEKIAMLSNFTLNYVKNERENVKENKHVLEKANAYYRSLLYKTPAAIEYLYSRGVTDALCEKFELGFAPDSIQTIRLLENEQILPNEALESGIVKQNESGIYASFIQRITFPIYTHTGKLVGFGGRTLSGHQAKYVNSPQSEIFDKSTLFYGYHLAKRDIHAKNQIIITEGYLDVIMLHHAGFTNAVAVLGTALTQKHLPLLKRGELTVVLCFDGDSAGINAAVKSAHLLAQNEIDGSVVILEGGADPADMVVAGKIKELGDMFESGVEIGEFYIRNLVAKFDLTRPIQKQKALEEVREFTMSLKPIIANSYAPLVANLLKIDMNSFALTNGRVRVNAPGQQAIQAMPSKIYQKDKLELELLKTLAEANGLSDMILDLVKKEYFTHHGEIFEAILRRSPEDEAILREISLEDVDIMQSEEQILEAVKILKIRFYENMRREYLSSNRSDKIEILKKIGMILEKLKR
- a CDS encoding winged helix-turn-helix domain-containing protein gives rise to the protein MASHKEMMLPILGFLSTKSEADRKEIYEFAAKHFKLSDDEKELKIPSGKVLLHVSRASWALSYLASIQEIMNLPKNKRPAQKIGRGTFKITEFGRKICADKNSEAKFISWYDEVYNKNKSSKHDKPLSATDQNSKDITPIVLISRSKSF
- a CDS encoding argininosuccinate synthase domain-containing protein, which produces MKALVLFSGGLDSMLAIRLLKEQGIEVTAVHIDIGFGAGEGKFDVLEKRAAMAGAKLKIVDIRSEYLQNVLFNPKFGYGKHFNPCIDCHAYMFKTALSMLEDEGASFIATGEVLGQRPMSQKRDAMVHVKTLARDEDDLILRPMSALLMKPTKPERDGWVDREHLLGLSGRDRKPQIKLAKEFGFSDFESPAGGCLLTVEGFANKIKDFLKFDKDMSLKDMQLLRIGRHLRLKNGSKMVIGRDESDNEKLLALQNPKFAQIEFDDSVVGAVSFINLNADEEDLKFAVRLALAYTRADKEREYSAKIGEKTIIAKPFEDKSPAQEWFIT